In Gadus morhua chromosome 2, gadMor3.0, whole genome shotgun sequence, a single window of DNA contains:
- the LOC115530476 gene encoding probable endo-1,3(4)-beta-glucanase AFLA_105200 — MLSANAGWFLSPLRILLPLLAVPFLLTPEADLTISTAIIPNTKEPFMQNGRPTIGTTGLPTMVTVPSEEPTTSLGVQRIQAQGPESPSTTPWQAILQRSENHTEATTPAGTSLDTTSHVPEAEASPTASYHTEALVRSTSARLESTEAAAVVSEATTAYATPILATTDTSPGLAAATTSGSQTLRSSEAFATSRSSAATPDTPTPTRPPAATVGGRRFFSVLTTPSPGSPPSSQTPAAFGPLGRPSSP; from the coding sequence ATGTTGTCTGCAAATGCAGGTTGGTTTCTTTCCCCGCTTCGAATTCTGCTTCCACTTCTCGCTGTCCCCTTCCTCCTTACACCAGAGGCCGATCTTACCATCTCAACTGCAATCATCCCTAACACCAAGGAACCGTTCATGCAAAATGGCCGACCAACGATCGGTACGACCGGACTGCCCACCATGGTTACTGTACCGAGTGAAGAACCAACCACAAGTCTAGGAGTCCAAAGGATACAGGCCCAGGGGCCTGAGTCACCCTCTACAACGCCCTGGCAAGCTATTCTCCAGAGGTCAGAGAACCACACCGAGGCAACGACCCCCGCCGGCACTAGTTTAGATACCACATCCCATGTTCCCGAGGCTGAGGCCTCGCCCACGGCGAGCTATCACACGGAGGCTCTTGTGAGGTCAACCAGCGCAAGGCTTGAGTCAACGGAGGCAGCAGCGGTAGTCTCTGAGGCCACCACAGCCTACGCCACACCCATCCTCGCAACCACCGACACCAGCCCCGGGCTCGCAGCCGCGACGACCTCAGGCTCTCAAACCCTCCGCTCCTCTGAGGCCTTCGCCACGTCTCGCAGCAGCGCGGCGACTCCGGATACGCCCACGCCCACGCgaccccccgccgccaccgtcGGGGGGCGGAGGTTCTTCTCCGTCCTCACGACCCCCTCCCCCGGCTCCCCCCCGTCGAGCCAGACTCCAGCGGCGTTTGGTCCGCTCGGCCGGCCCTCGTCCCCGTGA
- the mmp25a gene encoding matrix metallopeptidase 25a, which produces METDGTAVAPGQSVDAADRGPPEGDRQHGAEAPLGEGTGGAGDPEVVVEVTWTGPAGDTSPSGEEEWNGFLAGTAEGPGEEEQEERVPPEWKRGDPVTPQHVLRLRGYTREFLCSPEDNVYNINFSRFKIRELQSGAVILDIKKHCPTEIKDVFDVDPGRFIQYHFSPSFLALKEIGATLEFTVGRRAVNRLRLIERHFFRNLLLKTFDFEIGFCIPFSRNTCEHIYSLPDLDPSTVAEMVASPFETRSDSFYFANNRLIMHHKAEYSFDQPDPSSSSSSSSS; this is translated from the exons ATGGAGACGGACGGGACGGCGGTCGCCCCGGGGCAGAGCGTAGACGCAGCCGACCGCGGACCCCCTGAAGGGGACCGGCAGCACGGTGCGGAGGCCCCCCTgggagaggggacggggggggcaggggaccccgaggtggtggtggaggtgacgtgGACGGGGCCCGCCGGGGACACCAGCCCCTCGGGCGAGGAGGAGTGGAACGGGTTCCTCGCGGGGACCGCTGAGGGGCCgggcgaggaggagcaggaggagagagtgccTCCAGAATGGAAGCGGGGTGACCCCGTGACCCCGCAGCACGTTCTCAGGCTCAGGGGGTACACCAGAG AGTTCCTGTGCTCCCCGGAGGACAACGTTTACAACATCAACTTTTCCCGCTTCAAGATCCGAGAGCTGCAGAGCGGAGCGGTTATCCTGGACATCAAGAAGCACTGCCCCACcg AGATCAAGGATGTCTTCGATGTGGACCCAGGCCGGTTCATACAGTATCacttctccccctcctttctGGCCCTCAAGGAAATTGGGGCCAC GTTGGAGTTCACGGTTGGCCGGAGGGCGGTGAACCGCCTCCGGCTGATCGAGAGGCACTTCTTTCGGAATCTCCTGCTCAAAACGTTCGACTTTGAGATCGGCTTCTGCATCCCGTTCAGCAGGAACACGTGTGAACACATCTACAGTCTCCCTGATCTGGACCCCAGCACTG tcgCGGAGATGGTGGCCAGCCCGTTCGAGACGCGCTCAGACAGCTTCTACTTTGCCAACAACCGGCTCATCATGCACCACAAGGCGGAGTACTCCTTCGACCAGCCAgatccatcatcatcatcatcatcatcttcatcctaG
- the slc16a6b gene encoding solute carrier family 16 member 6b encodes MKTMVPAGGCTGPCVYPAVPDGGWGWVVAGAFFVVEVCTYGTIKSLGVFLEDLMEEFGESNSRVSWVISICVFVFNFSAPLASVLSNRFGCLPVAVAGGVLVCLGTISSAFTTSINQMYVTIGVVSGLGYCLSFLPTVTMLAQYFSRRRTLVTSMASSGESFAVFAFAPAFMTLKKRIGWRSCLIIIGLIQTAVIGCGFLLRPIVIRPAEEPASTERDDDASEEGSVSLKDDFELENEQTKASIGSEDSGITSLSTSCNELPAAAAAAAAAPTAAADPQDEADSLMEAQRDAGPAAPRPKLLDFSGLRDSVFICYSLFGLFATLGFFAPQLYVIRLSKSRGVADDMASYMLCAMAVAEVCGRLSIGVVLGRRATGKLRVLLACVALLCLVLVAFALVRDFWGLLSCCVLYGFFLGMVASTHIPMLAEQEVVGVERMASSVGLYVCIQSFAGLAGPPLGGWLVDITDNYGSAFYSCAVGMGLGAVCLALVGPAKARASRRRGEGAGNQGDQTRDPPGRPDDDQDFLEVDLAPEGLGRGKSPTVA; translated from the exons ATGAAGACGATGGTTCCTGCCGGCGGCTGCACCGGGCCCTGCGTGTACCCAGCCGTGCCCGACGGCGGCTGGGGCTGGGTGGTGGCGGGGGCCTTCTTCGTGGTGGAGGTGTGCACCTACGGCACCATCAAGAGCCTGGGGGTGTTCCTGGAGGACCTGATGGAGGAGTTTGGCGAGAGCAACAGCCGCGTGTCCTGGGTCATCTCCATCTGCGTCTTCGTCTTCAACTTCTCAG CGCCGCTGGCCTCGGTACTGAGCAACCGCTTTGGCTGCCTGCCCGTGGCGGTGGCGGGCGGCGTCCTGGTCTGCCTGGGCACCATCAGCTCCgccttcaccacctccatcaaccagATGTACGTCACCATCGGAGTGGTCTCGG GCCTGGGCTActgcctctccttcctccccaccGTCACCATGCTGGCGCAGTACTTCTCCCGCCGCCGGACCCTGGTCACCTCCATGGCGTCCTCGGGGGAGTCCTTCGCCGTGTTCGCCTTCGCTCCAG CGTTCATGACGCTGAAGAAGCGAATCGGCTGGCGCTCCTGCCTCATCATCATCGGGCTGATCCAGACGGCCGTGATCGGCTGCGGCTTCCTCCTCCGGCCGATCGTCATCCGGCCCGCCGAGGAGCCGGCGTCGACGGAGCGGGACGACGACGCGTCCGAGGAAGGCTCCGTCTCCCTTAAGGACGACTTCGAGCTGGAGAACGAGCAGACCAAGGCGTCCATCGGCTCCGAGGACTCGGGcatcacctccctctccacctcctgcaACGAgctcccggcggcggcggcggcggcggcggcggcgcccacCGCGGCGGCCGACCCCCAGGACGAGGCCGACTCCCTGATGGAGGCGCAGCGGGACGCGGGACCCGCCGCGCCCCGACCCAAGCTGCTGGACTTCTCGGGGCTCCGGGACAGCGTCTTCATCTGCTACTCCCTGTTCGGCCTCTTCGCCACGCTGGGCTTCTTCGCGCCGCAGCTCTACGTCATCCGGCTCAGCAAGAGCCGGGGCGTGGCCGACGACATGGCGTCCTACATGCTGTGCGCCATGGCGGTGGCGGAGGTGTGCGGCCGCCTCTCCATCGGCGTGGTGCTGGGCCGCCGGGCCACGGGGAAGCTGCGCGTGCTGCTGGCGTGCGTGGCGCTCCTCTGCCTGGTGCTGGTGGCCTTCGCCCTGGTGCGGGACTTCTGGGGCCTGCTGTCCTGCTGCGTCCTCTACGGGTTCTTCCTGGGCATGGTGGCGTCCACGCACATCCCCATGCTGGcggagcaggaggtggtgggCGTAGAGCGCATGGCGTCCTCCGTGGGCCTGTACGTGTGCATCCAGAGCTTCGCCGGGCTCGCCGGCCCCCCGCTCGGAG GGTGGCTGGTGGACATCACCGACAACTACGGCTCTGCCTTCTACTCCTGCGCCGTGGGCATGGGCCTCGGGGCCGTGTGCCTGGCCCTGGTGGGGCCCGCCAAGGCCCGCGCATCACGCAGGAGGGGCGAGGGGGCCGGTAACCAGGGCGACCAGACCAGGGACCCGCCGGGCCGTCCCGACGACGACCAGGACTTCCTGGAGGTGGACCTGGCCCCCGAGGGTCTGGGCCGGGGGAAGAGCCCCACGGTGGCGTGA